A genomic window from Lotus japonicus ecotype B-129 chromosome 1, LjGifu_v1.2 includes:
- the LOC130715853 gene encoding expansin-A4-like, with amino-acid sequence MARSPCLVPLAIFMVLFVQANLSAGIGHNWIGNWYNAHATFYGDSNGGGTMRKLASVGASGYGNLFKEGYGLQTTAQSTALFNHGLTCGACFEIKCVNSPWCFKNAPSIKVIATNFCPPNYSKPTGNWCNPPLRHFDLTMKGFTTVAQYKAGIVPVQYHRVPCMLQKWWCQV; translated from the exons ATGGCTAGGTCTCcatgtttagttcctttagccATTTTCATGGTTCTCTTTGTACAAGCCAATTTGTCAGCTGGTATTGGCCATAATTGGATTGGCAATTGGTATAATGCTCATGCAACCTTCTACGGTGACAGTAATGGTGGAGGAACTATGCGTAA GTTAGCCAGCGTG GGTGCTTCTGGCTATGGTAATCTCTTCAAAGAAGGATATGGGCTTCAGACCACAGCACAAAGCACTGCCCTATTCAACCATGGACTCACATGTGGTGCTTGTTTTGAGATCAAGTGTGTCAACTCCCCTTGGTGCTTTAAGAACGCGCCTTCAATTAAAGTAATCGCCACAAATTTTTGTCCTCCAAATTACTCCAAGCCTACTGGAAATTGGTGCAACCCGCCACTAAGACACTTTGACTTAACCATGAAAGGATTCACGACAGTGGCCCAATACAAAGCAGGGATTGTTCCTGTTCAATATCATCGTGTCCCATGCATGCTTCAAAAATGGTGGTGTCAAGTTTGA
- the LOC130728588 gene encoding expansin-A23-like yields MAISHCLVPLAIFMVLFVQAMSVGTDLDTGGWFDARATFYGDFKGIGTMQGACGYGDLWKQGYGLHTTALSTALFNNGLACGACFEIKCVNSAWCRKDAPSVLVTATNFCPPNYTKTVGVWCNPPQKHFDLTVFMFTKIAWYRAGVVPVQARRVPCHKIGGVKFEIKGNPYFLMVLVYNVGNAGDVSSMSIKGSNTGWLQMAHNWGQIWDVGTNLVGQALSFRVTTSDGKTLDFVNVAPAQWQFGQTYQSNLNF; encoded by the exons ATGGCTATTTCTCATTGTTTGGTTCCTTTAGCCATTTTCATGGTTCTCTTTGTACAAGCCATGTCCGTTGGCACTGATCTTGATACAGGAGGTTGGTTTGATGCTCGTGCAACCTTCTACGGTGACTTTAAGGGTATAGGAACCATGC AGGGTGCTTGTGGTTATGGTGATCTCTGGAAACAAGGGTATGGGCTTCATACCACAGCACTAAGCACAGCCCTATTCAACAATGGACTTGCATGTGGTGCATGTTTCGAGATCAAGTGTGTCAACTCCGCTTGGTGCAGAAAGGACGCACCCTCAGTCCTAGTGACCGCCACAAATTTTTGTCCTCCCAATTATACCAAAACTGTTGGTGTTTGGTGCAATCCGCCACAAAAGCACTTCGACTTGACAGTGTTCATGTTCACCAAAATTGCATGGTATAGAGCAGGTGTTGTCCCTGTCCAAGCTCGCCGTGTTCCGTGCCATAAAATTGGGGGTGTCAAATTTGAGATTAAAGGGAATCCTTATTTTTTGATGGTTTTGGTGTACAATGTTGGAAATGCTGGCGATGTTTCTAGCATGAGTATCAAAGGTTCCAACACTGGCTGGCTTCAAATGGCACACAATTGGGGACAAATTTGGGATGTAGGAACTAATTTGGTAGGACAAGCCTTGTCATTTAGGGTGACTACTAGTGATGGTAAAACATTGGACTTTGTTAATGTTGCCCCTGCACAATGGCAATTTGGACAGACCTATCAGTCCAACTTAAATTTTTAG